A region of Ochrobactrum quorumnocens DNA encodes the following proteins:
- the purU gene encoding formyltetrahydrofolate deformylase gives MHNFVLTVTCKSTRGIVAAISGYLSGKGCNIVDSAQFDDLDTGRFFMRVSFISEEGVPLDALRDGFTPIAAPFEMNFDFHDNAHRTKTLLMVSRFGHCLNDLLYRWKIGALPIDIVGVVSNHFDYQKVVVNHDIPFHHVAVTKANKPEAEQRLLDIVNDTGTELVVLARYMQVLSDPLCQKMSGRIINIHHSFLPSFKGANPYKQAYERGVKLIGATAHYVTADLDEGPIIEQDVARVTHAQSAADYVSIGRDVEAQVLARAVHAHIHHRSFLNGNRTVVFPASPGSFASERMG, from the coding sequence ATGCATAACTTTGTCCTGACCGTCACCTGTAAATCCACGCGTGGCATCGTTGCCGCTATTTCCGGTTATTTGTCGGGCAAGGGTTGCAACATCGTCGACAGTGCGCAGTTTGACGATTTGGATACTGGCCGCTTCTTCATGCGGGTTAGCTTCATTTCTGAGGAAGGCGTGCCGCTTGATGCTTTGCGCGACGGCTTTACACCGATCGCTGCACCTTTCGAGATGAATTTTGATTTCCACGACAATGCACATCGCACCAAGACATTGCTGATGGTGTCGCGTTTTGGTCATTGCCTCAACGATCTCCTCTATCGCTGGAAGATCGGGGCACTGCCAATCGATATCGTCGGTGTCGTGTCGAACCATTTTGACTACCAGAAGGTCGTCGTGAACCACGACATTCCCTTCCATCACGTCGCTGTAACCAAGGCTAACAAGCCAGAGGCCGAGCAGCGCCTTCTTGATATCGTCAACGATACCGGCACTGAACTGGTGGTTCTTGCGCGTTATATGCAGGTTTTGTCAGACCCGCTCTGCCAGAAAATGTCGGGCCGCATCATCAATATCCATCACTCCTTCCTGCCGTCTTTCAAGGGTGCGAACCCGTATAAGCAGGCCTATGAGCGCGGTGTGAAGCTGATTGGTGCTACCGCACATTATGTCACCGCTGATCTTGATGAAGGTCCGATCATTGAGCAGGATGTGGCGCGTGTAACCCATGCGCAGAGTGCTGCGGATTACGTATCCATCGGACGTGATGTCGAAGCGCAGGTTTTGGCGCGTGCCGTTCACGCGCATATCCATCACCGTTCATTCCTCAACGGCAATCGCACCGTCGTATTCCCGGCCTCTCCCGGTTCATTCGCCTCCGAACGCATGGGCTGA
- the hglS gene encoding 2-oxoadipate dioxygenase/decarboxylase HglS yields MNEHKFISPDAIRSAFSAAMSAMYKQEVPAYGTLMELVADVNAKVLADDTHLHERLTETDSLERISEERHGAIRLGTAAELSMMRRVFAVMGMFPVGYYDLSAAGVPVHSTAFRPIDDAALKHNPFRVFTSLLRLDLISDEKLREESEEVLSKRNIFTPGAIALVEKAEAEGGLSDADAKALVTEVLETFRWHDHANVSADLYHRLHDAHRLIADVVSFKGPHINHLTPRTLDIDAVQDQMPERGINPKAVVEGPPTRKCAILLRQTSFKALEEEVSFIGEDGKWTPGSHTARFGEIEQRGVALTPKGRALYDKLLNDTRAVARPAPDGSNSAEYVKALSDTFAAFPDTWAGIREEGLGYFAYSVKDAARLAAFRPDTDIETLIEGGAVQFDPIIYEDFLPVSAAGIFQSNLGDDDAQDFVESPNQKRFEEDLGAKVLNEFEHYARIERESIEAVQARLSGLEAAE; encoded by the coding sequence ATGAACGAGCATAAATTCATTTCGCCAGACGCCATTCGCTCTGCGTTCTCAGCAGCGATGTCGGCCATGTATAAGCAAGAAGTGCCTGCCTATGGCACATTGATGGAGCTCGTCGCCGACGTTAACGCCAAGGTTCTGGCGGATGACACTCATCTGCACGAGCGCCTGACGGAAACCGACTCGCTCGAGCGCATTTCCGAAGAGCGTCACGGCGCAATCCGCCTCGGAACGGCTGCTGAACTTTCCATGATGCGCCGCGTTTTCGCTGTCATGGGCATGTTTCCGGTCGGTTATTACGATCTGAGTGCTGCTGGTGTGCCTGTGCATTCCACCGCCTTTCGCCCGATCGACGACGCAGCACTCAAGCATAATCCGTTCCGCGTTTTCACCTCTCTGCTGCGTCTTGATCTGATTTCAGATGAAAAGCTGCGTGAAGAATCGGAAGAGGTCCTTTCCAAACGCAATATCTTCACGCCGGGCGCTATCGCTCTCGTCGAGAAGGCAGAGGCGGAGGGCGGTCTGAGTGATGCAGACGCCAAGGCATTGGTTACGGAAGTTCTCGAAACTTTCCGTTGGCACGACCATGCCAATGTCAGCGCCGATCTGTATCATCGCCTCCACGATGCACATCGCTTGATTGCTGACGTCGTGTCGTTCAAAGGCCCACACATCAACCACCTGACCCCGCGCACCCTCGATATCGATGCCGTTCAGGATCAAATGCCAGAACGCGGCATTAACCCGAAAGCCGTTGTTGAAGGCCCGCCAACCCGCAAATGTGCGATTCTTCTGCGTCAGACCTCGTTCAAGGCACTGGAAGAAGAAGTCTCGTTCATCGGTGAAGATGGCAAGTGGACACCTGGCTCGCATACCGCTCGTTTCGGCGAAATCGAACAGCGTGGCGTCGCTCTCACACCAAAGGGCCGTGCGCTTTACGACAAGCTGCTCAACGACACCCGCGCAGTTGCACGCCCTGCCCCTGATGGTTCAAACTCGGCTGAATATGTGAAGGCGCTGAGCGACACCTTTGCGGCTTTCCCTGACACATGGGCTGGCATTCGCGAAGAAGGCCTTGGTTATTTCGCCTATTCGGTCAAGGATGCCGCACGTCTTGCAGCCTTCAGACCAGATACCGATATTGAGACCCTGATCGAAGGCGGCGCAGTCCAGTTCGATCCGATCATCTATGAAGACTTCCTGCCGGTCAGTGCTGCTGGTATCTTCCAGTCCAATCTGGGCGACGACGACGCGCAGGATTTTGTGGAAAGCCCGAACCAGAAGCGTTTCGAGGAAGACCTTGGCGCCAAAGTTCTTAATGAATTCGAGCATTATGCTCGTATCGAACGCGAATCCATCGAAGCTGTACAGGCCCGCCTGAGCGGTCTTGAAGCAGCAGAATAA
- a CDS encoding ABC transporter substrate-binding protein: MNKMLKRASAIPALLALSIAVAQADTLTLYTSQPEADAAKTVEAFRKANPDTDVQIFRSGTSELLTKLAAEFSAGAPQPDILLIADAVTMEGLKKDKRLLAYTDAKVDGFAADSYDADKTYFGSKLITTGIAYNTGASQKPEHWADLATTEYKGQVVMPSPLYSGAAAYLLSGFALNKDLGWDYFKNLKTNELASVKGNGAVLKSVASGEKPYGILVDFMALNAKAKGSPIEFVFPSEGVPAVTEPVAIMATAKNVDGAKKFVDFILSDDGQKLALEQGYLPAKEGVGRPAWLPEGTKINIMPIDTQKVLEQTGADKKQFSELFGG, translated from the coding sequence ATGAACAAGATGCTGAAGCGGGCCAGTGCCATTCCTGCTCTTCTTGCTCTCTCTATCGCTGTCGCTCAGGCCGATACGCTGACGCTTTATACGTCACAGCCTGAAGCAGACGCGGCAAAGACCGTCGAGGCTTTCCGCAAGGCAAACCCGGATACGGATGTTCAGATTTTCCGTTCGGGCACGAGCGAACTTCTCACCAAGCTTGCGGCTGAATTTTCGGCCGGCGCACCGCAGCCTGACATTCTCCTCATCGCCGATGCAGTGACGATGGAAGGTCTGAAGAAGGATAAGCGCCTGCTCGCTTATACGGACGCCAAGGTTGATGGTTTTGCAGCGGATAGCTATGACGCCGACAAGACCTATTTCGGTTCCAAGCTGATCACCACCGGCATCGCCTATAATACGGGTGCGAGCCAGAAGCCTGAACATTGGGCAGATCTTGCGACCACTGAGTATAAGGGGCAGGTGGTTATGCCAAGCCCGCTTTACTCGGGTGCCGCAGCTTACCTTCTGAGTGGTTTCGCGCTTAACAAAGATCTCGGCTGGGATTATTTCAAGAATCTCAAGACCAATGAACTGGCAAGCGTCAAAGGCAATGGTGCTGTGCTGAAATCGGTTGCCAGTGGTGAAAAGCCTTACGGCATTCTCGTGGACTTTATGGCGCTGAATGCAAAAGCAAAAGGCTCGCCAATCGAGTTCGTCTTCCCATCGGAAGGTGTGCCCGCCGTGACGGAACCGGTTGCAATTATGGCGACTGCGAAGAACGTTGATGGTGCCAAGAAATTCGTGGACTTCATTCTGTCAGATGATGGTCAGAAGCTTGCACTTGAGCAGGGTTATCTGCCTGCCAAGGAAGGCGTTGGTCGTCCTGCCTGGCTACCGGAAGGCACCAAGATCAATATCATGCCTATCGACACTCAGAAGGTGCTGGAGCAGACTGGCGCTGACAAGAAGCAGTTTTCCGAACTCTTCGGCGGATAA
- a CDS encoding NAD(P)/FAD-dependent oxidoreductase, with protein sequence MLNDPRSHGLWEKTAPAAPKTTTLKGDLTADVVIVGGGFTGLSTALHLAEKGTKAIVLEGIEIGYGGSGRNVGLVNAGMWVMPDDLPGVLGQKHGDRLLDVLGNAPKLVFELIEKHKISCEVEKQGTLHCAVGKNGLKELEDRYEQWARRGANVKLLDAKETEAKVGTKAYAGSLLDLRAGTIQPLAYVRGLAHAAVAAGAQIYTASPVTGATEQNGKWVVKTATGTVTADWVVVATNAYTNVPWAEVRAELVHLPYFNMATKPLSDNLKKSILPERQGAWDTKEVLSSFRFDSQGRLVFGSVGALRNTGAAVHTAWAKKSLKRLFPQIGNVEFEAEWYGKIGMTNDSLPKFHRLDRNVVGFSGYNGRGIAPGTVFGRLLAELVSGAISEDDLPLPVTDPKAQNFRGLREAYYEAGAQVAHAAGIII encoded by the coding sequence ATGCTCAACGATCCGCGCTCTCATGGCCTTTGGGAAAAGACCGCTCCAGCCGCACCGAAGACCACAACGCTTAAAGGCGATTTGACCGCCGATGTGGTGATTGTCGGCGGCGGATTTACCGGCCTTTCTACGGCGCTGCATCTTGCGGAAAAGGGCACGAAAGCAATCGTGCTGGAAGGGATCGAAATCGGCTATGGCGGCTCGGGTCGCAATGTCGGTCTGGTCAATGCAGGCATGTGGGTCATGCCTGATGATCTGCCAGGTGTGCTGGGCCAAAAGCACGGCGATCGTTTGCTCGACGTTCTTGGAAATGCGCCGAAGCTGGTGTTTGAACTGATTGAGAAGCATAAGATCAGCTGTGAAGTTGAAAAGCAGGGAACGCTGCATTGCGCTGTTGGCAAGAACGGTCTCAAGGAACTTGAAGATCGCTATGAGCAATGGGCGCGGCGCGGTGCCAATGTGAAGCTGCTTGATGCGAAGGAAACCGAAGCCAAGGTTGGCACGAAAGCCTATGCCGGATCGCTGCTTGATCTGCGGGCCGGTACGATTCAGCCGCTTGCTTATGTGCGCGGTCTGGCACATGCAGCGGTTGCAGCAGGCGCGCAAATCTATACTGCAAGCCCGGTAACGGGTGCCACCGAGCAGAATGGCAAGTGGGTGGTGAAGACTGCCACAGGTACCGTGACAGCTGACTGGGTTGTGGTCGCAACCAATGCCTATACCAATGTGCCTTGGGCAGAGGTTCGCGCGGAATTGGTGCATCTGCCTTATTTCAACATGGCGACCAAGCCGCTTTCCGACAATTTAAAAAAGAGCATTCTGCCAGAACGTCAGGGCGCTTGGGATACGAAGGAAGTTCTATCGTCTTTCCGTTTCGACAGCCAAGGCCGTCTGGTGTTTGGCAGCGTTGGAGCGTTGCGCAATACGGGCGCGGCCGTTCATACGGCATGGGCTAAAAAATCGTTGAAGCGCCTGTTCCCGCAGATCGGAAATGTCGAGTTTGAAGCCGAATGGTATGGCAAGATCGGTATGACCAATGACAGCCTGCCGAAGTTCCATCGTCTTGACCGGAATGTGGTTGGCTTCTCCGGATATAATGGTCGCGGTATTGCACCGGGCACCGTATTCGGACGTTTGCTGGCAGAACTCGTTTCCGGCGCGATTTCCGAGGATGATCTGCCTTTGCCTGTCACCGATCCCAAGGCACAGAATTTCCGCGGCTTGCGTGAAGCCTATTATGAAGCTGGTGCACAGGTGGCACATGCAGCCGGGATAATCATCTAA
- a CDS encoding LysR family transcriptional regulator: MKLSRRLIPDIATLQAFECAARHGSFTQAANELNLTQSAVSRQIKDLESQLGVLLFERIRQRILLSDAGRKFLPEVRRLLNQTEDTMLRAMASAQSTSSFSVATLPTFGTRWLMPRIPDFIEKHPGIAINVASRSGVFDFEEQPFDLAIHYGQPVWAHATCAFLCSEVIVPVASPSLLKARHPATPEELEDEPLLHLATRPKMWAQWFESCGVEGKSAYRGHRFDQFSMVIGAALAGLGFALLPLYLIEQELRNGELVMLFEQPMRTENDYYLVVPEGKLENPLTQVFCQWIAGQVGNTDYSGLVHSERE; this comes from the coding sequence ATGAAGCTTAGCAGGAGACTGATCCCCGACATTGCCACGCTACAGGCGTTTGAATGTGCGGCCCGACATGGCAGTTTCACGCAAGCCGCCAATGAACTCAATCTCACCCAGAGTGCTGTCAGCCGTCAGATCAAGGATCTCGAAAGCCAGCTCGGTGTATTGCTGTTTGAGCGCATCCGCCAGCGCATTCTCCTCTCTGACGCAGGGCGAAAGTTCCTGCCGGAAGTGCGGCGTCTGCTCAATCAGACTGAGGATACGATGTTGCGCGCCATGGCGTCTGCGCAATCGACCTCTTCCTTTAGTGTGGCAACGCTGCCGACCTTTGGTACGCGCTGGCTAATGCCGCGCATTCCAGATTTTATTGAAAAGCATCCCGGTATCGCAATCAATGTGGCCTCACGTTCCGGCGTTTTCGACTTTGAAGAACAGCCTTTCGATCTTGCCATCCATTATGGCCAGCCGGTCTGGGCACATGCGACCTGCGCCTTCCTGTGCTCAGAGGTGATTGTGCCTGTTGCAAGTCCGAGTCTTCTCAAAGCGCGCCATCCGGCAACCCCGGAAGAGCTGGAAGATGAGCCGCTGTTGCATCTGGCGACGCGCCCCAAGATGTGGGCGCAATGGTTTGAAAGCTGCGGAGTGGAAGGCAAGTCTGCCTATCGTGGCCATCGCTTTGATCAGTTTTCGATGGTGATCGGTGCCGCTCTCGCAGGTCTTGGCTTTGCGCTGTTGCCGCTTTATCTGATCGAACAGGAATTGCGTAACGGCGAACTGGTTATGCTTTTTGAGCAGCCGATGCGTACCGAGAATGACTATTATCTGGTGGTTCCCGAAGGCAAGCTTGAGAACCCGCTGACACAGGTGTTCTGTCAGTGGATCGCGGGGCAGGTCGGCAACACAGACTATTCAGGCTTAGTTCATTCCGAACGGGAATGA
- the amaB gene encoding L-piperidine-6-carboxylate dehydrogenase produces the protein MNTAVKKLDVKKEAADLLSKLGVDASIYTSGDLAGFSPVSGEQIASIKTHSKEDAVKIIDKADEAFRAWRTVPAPKRGELIRLLGEELRASKEDLGRLVSLEAGKIPSEGLGEVQEMIDICDFAVGLSRQLYGLTIATERAGHRMMETWHPLGVVGVISAFNFPVAVWAWNSALAIVCGNAVVWKPSEKTLLTAIACDAILKRAIKRFGDAPEGLAEVVLGDRTVGEVLVDSPKVPVLSATGSTRMGREVGPRLAKRFARAILELGGNNAGIVCPSADLDMALRAIAFGAMGTAGQRCTTLRRLFVHESVYDALVPRLQKAYASVSVGSPLETTALVGPLIDKVAFDNMQKALKEAAAHGGKVQGGERVDAGHENAYYVRPAIVEMPKQQGPVLEETFAPILYVMKYSDFDDVLASHNEVGAGLSSSIFTLNLQEAERFLSVEGSDCGIANVNIGTSGAEIGGAFGGEKETGGGRESGSDAWKGYMRRATNTVNYSKALPLAQGVSFDID, from the coding sequence ATGAACACCGCTGTTAAAAAACTCGACGTGAAAAAAGAAGCCGCTGATCTGCTTTCCAAGCTTGGCGTTGACGCCTCAATCTACACGTCGGGCGACCTCGCTGGCTTCAGCCCGGTCTCCGGTGAACAGATCGCTTCGATCAAGACCCACAGCAAAGAAGATGCAGTCAAGATCATCGACAAGGCTGACGAAGCTTTCCGCGCATGGCGCACTGTTCCAGCTCCAAAGCGTGGCGAACTGATCCGTCTCTTGGGTGAAGAACTCCGCGCTTCCAAGGAAGATCTCGGCCGTCTCGTTTCGCTCGAAGCTGGCAAGATTCCTTCGGAAGGCCTCGGCGAAGTACAGGAAATGATCGACATCTGCGATTTCGCAGTCGGTCTGTCGCGTCAGCTCTACGGTCTCACCATCGCAACCGAACGCGCTGGCCATCGCATGATGGAAACCTGGCATCCGCTCGGCGTTGTCGGCGTTATCTCGGCCTTCAACTTCCCAGTTGCTGTCTGGGCATGGAACTCCGCTCTCGCTATCGTTTGCGGTAACGCAGTTGTCTGGAAGCCATCGGAAAAGACCCTGCTCACCGCTATTGCATGTGACGCAATCCTGAAGCGCGCCATCAAGCGTTTTGGCGATGCTCCAGAAGGTCTGGCTGAAGTCGTACTCGGTGACCGTACTGTTGGTGAAGTTCTCGTTGACAGCCCAAAGGTTCCTGTTCTTTCGGCAACCGGTTCGACCCGCATGGGCCGCGAAGTTGGTCCACGCCTTGCAAAGCGTTTTGCTCGTGCAATCCTCGAACTCGGCGGCAACAATGCCGGTATCGTCTGCCCATCGGCAGATCTCGACATGGCACTGCGCGCAATCGCTTTCGGCGCAATGGGCACCGCTGGTCAGCGTTGCACGACGCTCCGTCGTCTGTTCGTGCACGAAAGCGTTTATGATGCGCTCGTTCCACGTCTTCAGAAGGCTTATGCAAGCGTTTCCGTCGGCTCGCCGCTCGAAACTACTGCTCTCGTTGGTCCATTGATCGACAAGGTTGCTTTCGACAACATGCAGAAGGCACTCAAGGAAGCAGCCGCTCACGGCGGCAAGGTACAGGGCGGCGAACGCGTCGATGCTGGCCATGAAAACGCTTACTATGTGCGTCCGGCTATCGTCGAAATGCCAAAGCAGCAGGGTCCAGTTCTCGAAGAAACCTTCGCTCCGATCCTTTACGTCATGAAGTATTCTGACTTCGACGACGTGCTGGCGAGCCACAACGAAGTTGGCGCAGGTCTGTCCTCGTCGATCTTCACGCTCAACCTGCAGGAAGCAGAACGTTTCCTCTCGGTTGAAGGTTCGGATTGCGGCATTGCCAACGTCAACATCGGCACTTCGGGTGCTGAAATCGGCGGCGCATTCGGCGGCGAAAAGGAAACTGGCGGCGGTCGTGAATCGGGTTCGGATGCGTGGAAAGGCTATATGCGCCGTGCGACCAACACCGTAAACTATTCGAAGGCTCTGCCGCTCGCACAGGGCGTTTCCTTCGACATCGACTAA
- a CDS encoding SIS domain-containing protein: MQTAPSLMLQETEQSPSVVAKLLAAEAATFAEIGRLFENSPWVITTAARGSSDHAATFFKYLMEIATGIPVASIGPSVASVYGAKLKLEGGLHFTVSQSGASPDIIAVQEAAKRGGATTVAVVNVTDSPLAKSADIVLALHAGEEKSVAATKSFIASVAALSGVVAAASEDKGLQVGLGRLPEALAATKPEGRETVEDLLFNARSLFTGGRGTAYAISLEAALKAKETANIHAEAFSLAELMHGPMRLVEDGFPIISFIPRDEALKTSIEALNRLGSFGANLVSFGNAEVPGYRIPSASTGNGHLDPLVSLINYYRIIEAVTRRKGFDPDKPRNLAKVTSTV, encoded by the coding sequence ATGCAGACTGCCCCATCATTGATGCTACAGGAAACCGAACAGTCGCCATCTGTGGTGGCGAAACTTCTTGCAGCAGAGGCGGCAACATTTGCGGAGATCGGGCGGCTGTTTGAAAATTCGCCTTGGGTGATCACGACCGCTGCACGTGGCTCTTCCGATCATGCGGCTACATTCTTCAAATATCTGATGGAGATCGCCACCGGCATTCCCGTTGCCTCGATTGGTCCATCAGTGGCCTCCGTTTATGGCGCGAAGCTGAAACTGGAGGGTGGTCTGCATTTTACCGTGTCGCAATCGGGCGCAAGTCCCGACATTATTGCCGTGCAGGAGGCAGCAAAACGTGGTGGTGCAACGACCGTCGCGGTGGTGAATGTCACTGATAGCCCACTGGCAAAATCTGCCGATATTGTCCTGGCACTTCACGCGGGTGAAGAAAAAAGCGTTGCCGCAACCAAGTCTTTCATCGCGTCTGTGGCCGCACTGTCTGGGGTTGTCGCTGCGGCAAGCGAGGACAAAGGATTGCAAGTCGGATTGGGACGCTTGCCGGAAGCGCTCGCTGCGACGAAGCCCGAAGGCCGTGAGACAGTCGAAGATCTGCTTTTCAATGCCCGGTCGCTGTTCACAGGTGGACGCGGCACAGCCTATGCCATTTCGCTTGAAGCGGCGCTGAAAGCCAAGGAAACGGCGAACATCCATGCAGAAGCTTTCTCGCTCGCAGAATTGATGCACGGCCCGATGCGTCTGGTGGAAGATGGCTTTCCAATTATCTCTTTCATCCCGCGGGACGAGGCATTGAAAACAAGCATTGAAGCACTCAACCGTCTCGGCTCGTTTGGTGCCAACCTTGTATCATTTGGAAATGCTGAAGTGCCAGGTTATCGCATACCATCGGCCAGCACCGGCAATGGACATCTCGACCCGCTTGTGTCGCTAATCAACTATTATCGTATTATTGAAGCAGTGACGCGCCGCAAGGGCTTTGATCCAGACAAGCCGCGTAATCTCGCCAAGGTCACGTCCACCGTATAA